The window AACGCGGTTTCGTGGAAGGATCTGCTGCCCTGCGGCTTCAACCCCGAGGCCCACAACATCACTCGCGTACCGGAAAAGCTGCTGGAAATCTGGCAGCGCGAACTGCCCGGCCTTGTGGATGCGGATGAAGATCGCGGCCAGTGGGAATACCTGTACAAACAGGAAGAACTGGCGGAACTGCCGGGCAACCGCTTTCACAAAAAGAAAAATCATCTCAACAGCTATGTGAAGACCTACGGCCAGCCGGACTACCACACGCTGGACGACGCCATGGTTGAAGACGTGCTGGCCGTGCAGGACGACTGGTGCCAGTGGCACGAATGCGAGGAATCGCCTTCGCTCAGGGCCGAGAATGAGGCCATCAACCGTGTGCTCAGCCACTGGAACTGTTTTACCGGGCTTGTGGGCGGTTCGCTCTATGTGGACGGCAAGATGGTGGCCTTCAGCGTGGGCGAGAATCTGGACGGCGCAAACCTTGGCGTGCATTACGAAAAAGGACTCAACGGCTTCAAGGGCGTGTACCAGACCATCAACTGCCTATTCTCGCGCAACGCGGGCGCAGGATTTACCTACATCAACCGGGCGCAGGATCTGGACGAAGAAGGCTTGCGTCAGGCCAAGATGACCTATCTGCCTGCCGACTTTCTGCGCAAATACAAGGTGCGCATCCGCAAGAGCTGACGTTTGACAACCGCAACGGAGCGTGGGGGCAATCGCTGTACACCGCGCTTCGGGCCTGAAAGACATAAAACCGCGCAGCCGTCCTTTATCAGGGCGGTAAGCGCGGTTTTTATTTGTGCGGCCTTACTGTGTATTGCTATTTTCCCGGCGCGCAGCCAGTTGAAAAATTTCCTTTTGCTGACAACCAAAACAAATGCAAAACCCCGACAGAAGCCGGGGAATTGCACGAAAAAAACAGTTGAGGTGGCTGAATCATGCCATAATTGGTATTCCTGTCAACATAAGATACCAGTCGAGAAAAAATAATATTTCTTCCACAGTTCCCTGCTTGTTCCACCCTGCCCTGAATTTTTTTAATCTGCAATATTAGTCTGATACGCGGCATGGGCAGATATGCCCGTCAGATACCAGCAGAGAAAATATCGCCTCCCGACCTCCCCTGGAAAAAATATTTTTTAGCCCACCAGTCTCTCCTCCACATCCCAGAACAAATCACGCAGCCAGCCTTAGCCTACGAAGAGCAACAGCGCTCTCGCGCAGCAATATTTACATAAAAACAACGAAATTTCGTTCTTATTTATGAAATATCGCTTTCGGAGAAAGCGCGGCATAAACAGAAGAATACGACAACATATTGCAATTATTACAATAAATTATAACGGCTTGGTTCTTGAATACTACGCCCCAATGATGCTGCTCCCCCACACAATGGGGAAGGCATATTGGGCTGAAGCTGGCAAAAGGAAACCACGGATACGGAGCAAGCAACTTGCCGTGCTTTGCACCGTTTCCGGCGGCATTTGATTTTGCTCGATCAATGTCTGGCTTTGTGCTCTGGGCTGGACAGAACAATGAACTTTTGAGGTGTGATGATGTCAAAATTCGCAACGCCGCAGT is drawn from Desulfovibrio sp. and contains these coding sequences:
- a CDS encoding phosphatidylglycerol lysyltransferase domain-containing protein: MSKTFTPVSLEGRQQYYELWGRTPQRSLDYTLANLWGWQDYYGLEWCFEDNLCWIRQTRPYAVCWAPVGDWNAVSWKDLLPCGFNPEAHNITRVPEKLLEIWQRELPGLVDADEDRGQWEYLYKQEELAELPGNRFHKKKNHLNSYVKTYGQPDYHTLDDAMVEDVLAVQDDWCQWHECEESPSLRAENEAINRVLSHWNCFTGLVGGSLYVDGKMVAFSVGENLDGANLGVHYEKGLNGFKGVYQTINCLFSRNAGAGFTYINRAQDLDEEGLRQAKMTYLPADFLRKYKVRIRKS